Genomic window (Procambarus clarkii isolate CNS0578487 chromosome 87, FALCON_Pclarkii_2.0, whole genome shotgun sequence):
ATCAGCGACGCAAATACTCGATGCTTACACAATACTCGATGCTATAAGAATTAACACCTAGAAAACGTGTTTTAAATGTCACGTCCCGGGTACTAACTAGtataggatgaacaacccagcgggttttcttcctattggggagtgttgtacatgctgctatggcggtgtgtccactcaaaagatgagtggcgctgcccaataaactaccccctcggggcaaaatttaaaaaaattaaaatttagtAAAGGGGGGTACGGTTAAATCATGAACAAGTTTAGTATTTGACAGCAGGTTTTCTAATGATTTAAGGCAGTACATATACAAGTTACAGTATTTTTAAAGGATATAGGTTAGTATTGGATAAGGTCTGACTAGGCAATATAAAATGCATTCGAACAAGAATCTTAGAGTACTAATTGACCTGTATTTAGTACTCTTGAGTACTAAATAtacttagtacttagttttctcaTCCACATAGTTTAAAGAAAGCCAAATCATATTTTTGTTCCCAACACTTGTGTACGTGACATTCCACATCCTGTGTTTAGCTTGGTCTGGCCTCGGCCAGCCTGCGTAGCTCTGCTTGcttgacacctgcttgatggggttctgggagttcttcccaagcccggcccgaggccaggcttgtgagagtttggtccactaggctgttgtttggagcggcccgcaggcccacatatctaccacagcccggttggtccggcacttcttggagaaaatgatctagttttctcttgatgtccacggttgttccggcaatatttcttatactcaaggaggatgttgaacaaccgtggacctctgatgtttatacagtgttctctgattgtgcctatggcacccctgctcttcactggttctattctgcattttcttccatatcgttcactctagtaCGTAGTTATGTAACTGTAGATTTGggtcctggccctccagtattttccatgtgtgtattatttggtatctctcgtctcctttttagtgagtacatttggagagctttgagacgatcccaataatttaggtgctttatcgcgcctATGCGTACCGTATGTTCTCtattctctctatttcagcaatctctcctgctctgaagcccaaccacttgggttgggcggtagagcgacggtctcgcttcatgcaggtcggcgttcaatccctgaccgtccaagtggttgggcaccattccttccctcccccgacccatcccaattccttatcctgatcccttcccagtgctatatagtcgtaatggctttcccaacaattcccttcccttcccttctgctctaaagagggaagtgagtactgcgCAGTACTCAAAGACggaacagcacaagtgatttgaatagtacaaccattgtgatgggatccttggATTTGGAAGTtgttgtaatccatcctatcctgTTGCCTGTTCACTAGTTATTCCACAACGTACAAACTCTCACTTCCTAATTTTACTTGATGCGCACGAGCCCAAGCCTCCATTTAACCAATCGATGCATAGAAAAAGAGCATTTTTGAGCATCTTTTCATAGCATACGTACTATCGGGCAGCACTTCGTCTTTTCATCTAATATGAGGTTATGGTAACCCACATTATCATATGGCTACTACATGAGAATTTACAGCCAGTATACCTATGACAGATTTTTCGGTAGACTGGCAAATCTTGGACTCCTTAACGCTTCTTGCCATTTTTCTTTCGACAGTTCACCTGAATGGTAGTGAATGATGCGTATGTTTTGACATGGTGGGCATTGTCATGCCAGGAAGCTTGAGGGTGCGTGGGATAATGCAAATATTGCAACTGGCACAGTTGCAATATGCCTGGCCCAGGCATAGTCTATCAGGCATTTAACTTTACAGCTGTATGGCGAGTGAGAGTAGCGACGATTTTCTGGGAAGCCCCTAATTTaatttttgttccaaaatattatAACTCCACATGATTTACTATTTTATTGAATTGTCTGTACTGTAAAAGTGAAAATGCTCACTTTTTTATGCTTTATGCTGTGTAGAAGTGCAAATTTATTGGATAAGGatactttttttttattcttgCATAAATGAATTAGCTTTTATCACAGGCCTGTTGGTCTAATGTTATGCTTTTCTAGATGATGATTAGATTGGTTACCATATTTGGAGTGCCAAGTTGACTTTAGTCACATCTTTATGTATTGGGACATTTTAGGCTAGACCAGGttagattatatatattttttaatatggcACGAAATATTTGCTTAGGGTTTTCTCTCAAATTATGCACTCATTCCTATCCcgtgttcaagtacgtttattgaaacCATAAAATGTACATATCAGAAGGATAGAGAGGCTATTTccacccgtgggcggtggtggttgtAGAGGCATTTTAGGTTGATGAAGAGGCATGGATTCTGGAAATGAACCCCATAGTTCATCTAGCTAGCAATTTTGCGAAGCCAGTTccacaattttgttttgtttacatatgCATATTGATCAGGGTACAGGATAGTAAATTTGTCTCCACAGTTTAGTGACGGTACATTAATGCCATACTTTCTAATGTCTGTggaacatatattttatattgtgtGAACTAAATACAATATACAGTAGTTAAAAGTACTGTAGTTAAAAGTGCAGTAGTTAAAAGTACTGACTTGATCATGTGGAGGCTTGGAAAGTTAGGCTAGGGTTTTTTGTTAAATTCAGTATGTTGCACTTTACAAATGCGCGGTTATTATACAATGATTGATCAGAAAATGCAATTGGTGAGTACTATCTGGGGAAAATGAAATTAGGCCATTGTGTAAATCAGGACATTTGCAAACTTGCAGTGTGTTTTCTAGGGAGTAATTGAGACTGGCGGGAATGATGAACCTTTAAGATTTTGTACGTATAGTCTTATGGAACACTGCTATTTGGATACTAGTCAATAGAGCCATGATATACAATAAATAGGACAAGGATGATGTAGCCTAGTGTTGCATGACCTGGCAGTGTTTTAATACCCAAATACCGTAACTCTCCATGGAAGTGTCTGCCTTTACCTAAAACTGCAGCACCAGAGGGTTTATTTTCTTTAAAGAacatgcagtttgcatgaaggttttCTCCTCCCGAAGAGAGGAGAAAACCTTTTTTTATATTCAAATAACATACCTGTAATTTGGATAGTCATATTCAAATGACAGTATCTGATAAATCCACAATATTTAAGATTCCTAAGGTGAGTATTACTACATTAGTCATTATTTTCGAATTATGAAAGCCACTGGGCATTGATAATCGGTTCTCCATTTTTATTCAGTATTACAAAACTTGAAAAATGTGTGAATCTATTGGTGCGATAAGTTTGTCcagcagactgttgcttggagtggcctgcaggcccacatatccactacattcCTGTTAGTCCAAGACCTCTTGAAGGAGCGTTGCCAATGCATGTTTAAGGCCCGAGAGTTTGTTTCCTGTTGTGTTGTCATAATAGCACATTGGCAGCTTAACTGGCTTGAAACCCCTATGCTGCAGAAGCAGCCCCATTCTTGTACTTTCCTTTAGGCTAATGCAGTTAGCCTAAAGGCTAACTTTTTGCAGTTAGCTTTAGGctaacaacaataatttattcatTATTTTCTTTACCTTTATATAGGTTTTAGAATCTTTAAATCTGACCTGCTTTATCCAGTGGTAGATCTACCATAAAAAAATCAATTTGACAAAATGCTttgttattttgtactaaaatgcTCTAGGTAACTTAACATCAtcctagaagtgttcccagtgtaTTGTATATTGAAATAAATCCTAGACGTATACATCTAGGAAAAATCCTAGATGTATAAATAAATCCTAGACGTATACATCTATACATACAGGAAatgttttattttcaaaatacaatGGCCAATGCCCCTAATTTTTCACACTATAGTAATAGATTTCTCGGTTGACATTTTTCGCTTGTGccatttttaataaatgttaacaaTTACTATTAATGTTTCAATGTAACAAGCGTCAACAGCCACTAATTATTTCTGTAATTTAGGCTCACCGTATTTGGATGGCATTTTCCTTGTTATTGCCATCAGAATCTTGAGAGTTTTTTGGGTTGTAGGCATGTTGATGACCACTTCACGTACAAGGTCAGGGCAGCTGCACATTGCGGTTGCCATTGAAGTTGAGCAGGTGCACAATGCGGTTGCCATTGAAGCAGCGCAGCTGCCACAGTGCGGTTGGCATTGAAGTAGATTAGATACTTCTAAACAACTAAACGAAGGATTAGATTGCAGTTAGTTTCCTACTCTGTTGCCGCTTCAAAAATTAGCGATTAGCTTAGTATTGGGACGAGGTTTATCTTTATCAGCCCGCATCAGTGTTTGTTGACTGTAGGCTACCTCTGTTTAGTACCTCTGTTTAGTACCTCTGTTTAGTACCTCTGTTTAGTACCTCTGTTTAGTACCTCTGTTTAGTACCTCTATTTAGGGCTTACCGCTTTTGGCACATGGTTTCACAGCAgttcatcctcctgttttggaagtacttataataacgatgaggatcatagtatatatatatataccgacatacaacgaaattagaacgtaGAAATCAGAACTATTGAATTAGACAAACcggaaaattattttttttaacccgtgttgctttgacaaactaaactatcctaacctccctaggcctaatacgatatctgaggcctaatatagtacacgtgtgctatactaggcctaggaatatctaAGTTggtgttttagcttcatttatttttaaataataaCTTACTGGTAGATATTCGACTGTCTAAAAGCTAAAATGTACGaattctgaacaaatccacaagggccgtgacgagggttcgaacctaacgtccgagaggatcccagacgctgccttaatcaactaagctacgacatggtaaaagaattgcaaccaggaaaTCATCATGATTTaccaacggatcctgcagtctctcgagACGGTCTCTTCCTTGTGTTAGGAATTCTGACTATGGACGATCGTCACAATAggcactatctaaacaggaggatgggttgttcaGTTAATAATGTTCAGTCTACAGTGCCTTAATGTTTTGATGTGTTGTTGCAGGGCCTGATGACAACGTTGATGATGCCGAGCGATTACGGTGTGGAGATGTTCCTTGGGTCGTCCCCTGTGCTGACCTCGAGTTACCTGGCCTCCCAACCCTTCATGCATGATTATCCCAGACTGACGCCTCTGCAGGCAGTTCCCTTGCAAGCAACACCGGTACAAGCAACGTCTTATCAGTCCATGCCCCTTCATAGCTTCTGGAGCAGCAACGGTCAGTCATGCGGCTCTTCAGTCAGCAAGAGCGATTATGATAGCCATATATTGCCGTTATCATGCAGTAATGGCTTCAGTGTGGGAGGCAGTTTTAGGTAAGTCGCTGCAGCTCGGCAATCTAGAAAGAAACTTGAGACTACTTTTTGAGAGACAAAGTTAATTGAATGACAATAAAGTGACTTAAAATTGATAACTATGAAACAAATGGATGAACTATAATTATTGGTTGTGTTGTTGACCTACAGGTCCAGTGGTCGACGGTCCTCCCCAACCAAAAAGAAAGCGCAGATACCACCTCTCCTTCCTATAAAGTCATGTCTGGTGGCAAGGCAGGAGGAGGAACAAGAGGAAGGTGCAGTCTCCCCAACCCGACTAAAGAAGAAGGTTGTGTTTGCCGACACACAAGGACACCCACTCACGGAGGTTCGCGTTCTCACAGAACGTCCAGATTGTCCTCCAAGATGGTCTGCAGACTTCCTTGAACAGGTAGGGCTCATTACCAAGGAGAAATGCAAATTCTTAGCCACCAAAATTGCTGTCGTGTCTACACATGCCTTTGCAAGCATTTTATTGTTTGCATTGCTGTCACGAATGATATTGAATGGGGGGATAACAAATGGAATTTAAGACAAAGTAGTTTGGAATGATAGCTGATTTTCTAACGATGCTATGAACTGAATTAAAATTTATAATATTGTTTTATTTCTTCCGGTTGTGTCTCAGGTGACAGGAGGCGCCAAGGCAGAGGCGGTGTGTGACCAGTGGGAGCTAGCGTTTCCTCAGCCAGCTTCTGACTACATGGGCATGAAGGCACGATTGGAAAAGCACAATGTATCTTTGGAAAATGTTATCATTAGGGAATCGGAAAGCAGAGTACAAGGCACAGTCAAGGCAAGTTAATATGCGTGTGTGGTCACactgatatacagtactgtacctatAATAATGTGCTCAAgtatatttaataaaaaataaaataaatgtattGTTTTGTTACTCTTAATCATGTATGTTAACTAAACGTGGCCTTTTCCTTTCTTTCCAGGTCCGAAACTTGTCCTTCCACAAAAGTGTTTATATTAGATTCACTATAAACAACTGGACTTCATATGAAGACATTGAGGGGGAGTTCGTGCCCTCGCTCACCACAGCCACAGGCGCCTCGTACAACATCTACGATACCTTCACTTTCAGTCTGCCACTGCCAGGTTCCACTCAAGCTGACAAGTTAGAATTCTGTGTGTGCTTCAGAAGCGATAAAGGGGAGTtctgggacaacaacaacaagaagaacTACGTTATAGTATCCTTCAGACCAAAGACCACGCCCCAGGAGTCTAAACCCAAAGATATTTACGATGTTACCCTAGATTCATGGACAGAGTTTGCTTCTTGGACCCATTTAGATATCAATGACTCGCCATATTGGTGAACACATGAAAGAGGGTTCGAGATGATGGAACAAAGTGGTCGAACCCCCATACTGCGATACAGAGATAACAGTGGTCTGGTGGTGCTACTTGTGTAATATTTTGTCAGTTTATGCATAAGCCATATTACTTATGGTTCATTAAAGCAGTGATAAAGACCATGTG
Coding sequences:
- the LOC123747074 gene encoding protein phosphatase 1 regulatory subunit 3B, producing MTTLMMPSDYGVEMFLGSSPVLTSSYLASQPFMHDYPRLTPLQAVPLQATPVQATSYQSMPLHSFWSSNGQSCGSSVSKSDYDSHILPLSCSNGFSVGGSFRSSGRRSSPTKKKAQIPPLLPIKSCLVARQEEEQEEGAVSPTRLKKKVVFADTQGHPLTEVRVLTERPDCPPRWSADFLEQVTGGAKAEAVCDQWELAFPQPASDYMGMKARLEKHNVSLENVIIRESESRVQGTVKVRNLSFHKSVYIRFTINNWTSYEDIEGEFVPSLTTATGASYNIYDTFTFSLPLPGSTQADKLEFCVCFRSDKGEFWDNNNKKNYVIVSFRPKTTPQESKPKDIYDVTLDSWTEFASWTHLDINDSPYW